The following proteins are encoded in a genomic region of Thioclava nitratireducens:
- a CDS encoding sugar phosphate isomerase/epimerase family protein — MKLGLGSYAYRWSIGIKDQIPSKPLTAFDLLDRAEALGLEVVQYADNMPLDRYTADDHHKLYEIAQQKGLQLELGTQCFDADEVDRYIEIGKRLHTKIMRVALDAEDSHMPVPELAEQLRPRVDRARAAGMKIAIENHFNYPSPRMVDLLEAVGDDHLGVCLDVANSICANEWPEETISLLAPWTINLHLKDYEITPDPYGVGFRIHGVPLGTGRAPITWTLDQLAHCPADMSVILEHWLMLESDGLEEAIAKEQPWIEQTTAAAKTFTKGR, encoded by the coding sequence ATGAAACTGGGTTTGGGCAGTTACGCCTATCGGTGGTCCATCGGGATCAAGGATCAGATCCCCTCTAAGCCTTTGACGGCATTCGACCTTCTGGATCGCGCGGAAGCGCTCGGACTTGAGGTCGTGCAATATGCGGACAACATGCCGCTGGATCGTTACACTGCGGACGATCATCACAAGCTCTATGAAATTGCCCAACAAAAGGGCCTGCAACTCGAGCTTGGGACGCAATGTTTCGATGCCGATGAAGTCGACCGCTATATCGAAATCGGCAAGCGCCTTCATACGAAGATCATGCGTGTCGCCCTCGATGCCGAGGACAGCCATATGCCGGTGCCCGAGCTGGCCGAGCAGTTGCGCCCGCGGGTCGATCGTGCGCGCGCCGCGGGCATGAAAATCGCGATCGAGAACCACTTCAACTACCCCAGCCCGCGAATGGTTGATCTGCTGGAGGCGGTCGGTGACGATCACCTCGGGGTCTGTCTCGACGTGGCGAATTCGATCTGCGCGAACGAGTGGCCGGAAGAGACGATCAGCCTCTTGGCCCCCTGGACGATTAACCTGCACCTGAAGGATTACGAGATCACGCCCGATCCCTACGGTGTGGGCTTCCGCATTCATGGCGTGCCCTTGGGCACCGGCCGCGCGCCGATCACGTGGACTCTCGACCAGCTGGCGCATTGCCCTGCCGACATGAGCGTGATCCTCGAACATTGGCTTATGCTGGAGAGCGATGGCCTCGAGGAGGCGATCGCCAAGGAGCAGCCGTGGATCGAACAAACCACCGCAGCCGCAAAAACTTTTACAAAGGGCCGCTGA
- a CDS encoding transketolase has product MSELTANLRSNVSLARRAWGIRRKALQMGEVQGQGYVGQALGVADVLATSYFHALNLRADDPEWEGRDRFLLSIGHYAIALYAALIEAGVLPEDEIGTYGMDDSRMPMSGMASYTPGMEITGGSLGHGLGIAVGMALGLKAKGGDQFVYNLMSDGELGEGSTWEAVMSATQHRLSNLICIVDFNNQQADGPTRDALAVGAEAPKWEAFGWHAQEVDGNDLDALVAAFDGARNCPDAKPRVIICNTKMCKGVPFLEEREITHFVRVEPDEWTRALDILDEEVPA; this is encoded by the coding sequence ATGTCAGAACTTACCGCAAATTTGCGGTCGAACGTCTCGTTGGCGCGCCGCGCCTGGGGCATCCGTCGCAAAGCTCTACAGATGGGCGAAGTCCAGGGTCAGGGCTATGTCGGTCAGGCGCTTGGTGTGGCTGACGTTCTGGCGACCTCTTATTTCCACGCATTGAACCTGCGCGCTGACGATCCCGAATGGGAAGGGCGTGACCGTTTCCTGCTGTCGATCGGCCACTATGCGATCGCGCTTTATGCCGCGCTGATCGAGGCGGGCGTCCTGCCCGAAGACGAGATCGGCACCTACGGGATGGACGACTCGCGGATGCCGATGTCGGGCATGGCCTCTTACACGCCGGGGATGGAGATCACCGGCGGAAGCCTCGGGCATGGGCTGGGCATCGCGGTCGGCATGGCCCTCGGGCTGAAGGCGAAGGGGGGCGATCAGTTCGTCTACAACCTGATGTCCGATGGCGAACTGGGCGAGGGCTCGACCTGGGAGGCTGTGATGTCGGCCACCCAGCACCGCCTGAGCAACCTGATCTGCATTGTGGATTTCAACAACCAGCAGGCTGACGGTCCGACCCGCGATGCGCTCGCCGTCGGGGCCGAGGCACCGAAATGGGAGGCCTTTGGCTGGCACGCGCAGGAAGTCGACGGCAACGACCTCGATGCGCTGGTCGCAGCCTTTGACGGAGCCCGCAACTGCCCCGACGCAAAGCCCCGCGTGATCATCTGCAATACCAAGATGTGCAAGGGCGTGCCCTTCCTGGAAGAGCGCGAGATCACCCATTTCGTTCGCGTCGAGCCCGATGAGTGGACGCGCGCTCTGGATATTCTCGACGAAGAGGTGCCCGCATGA
- a CDS encoding transketolase family protein, with product MTAAARARKYEPRRVPETKVATSAMIASLAAEGYDTVAAPFGHALVEAAKDDARIVGLTADLAKYTDLHVFAQAYPDRFYQMGMAEQLLMSAAAGMAHEGFIPFATTYSVFASRRAYDFICMAIAEENLPVKIVCGLPGLTTGYGPSHQATEDLAIFRGLPNLTILDPCDATDVTQMVPAMIAHDGPVYARLLRGKVPEVITRYRPSYQFELGRAQMIREGRDVLVVSSGIMTMRALDAAELLAKDGIDVAVLHCPTIKPLDTETILAEAGKGRLLVTAENHSEVGGLGEAVARSLLRAGVTPAFRQIALPDEFLEAGALPTLHDLYGLSTAKVAQQIRGWL from the coding sequence ATGACCGCCGCAGCCCGCGCCCGCAAATACGAACCCCGCCGCGTACCCGAAACGAAGGTCGCGACAAGCGCGATGATCGCTTCGCTGGCCGCCGAGGGCTACGACACTGTTGCCGCCCCCTTCGGGCATGCGCTGGTCGAGGCCGCGAAGGATGACGCCCGCATCGTGGGGCTGACTGCGGATCTGGCGAAATATACCGATCTGCATGTCTTCGCGCAGGCCTATCCCGACCGTTTTTACCAGATGGGCATGGCCGAGCAGTTGTTGATGTCCGCGGCTGCCGGGATGGCGCATGAGGGGTTCATTCCCTTCGCGACGACCTATTCGGTCTTCGCCTCGCGCCGGGCCTATGACTTCATCTGCATGGCGATCGCGGAGGAGAACCTGCCGGTCAAGATCGTCTGCGGTCTGCCGGGCCTGACCACGGGTTACGGGCCCAGCCATCAGGCGACGGAGGATCTCGCGATCTTCCGCGGGCTGCCGAACCTGACAATTCTCGATCCCTGTGACGCGACTGACGTAACGCAGATGGTGCCTGCGATGATCGCCCATGATGGGCCGGTCTATGCCCGGCTTCTGCGGGGCAAGGTTCCTGAGGTGATTACCCGCTATCGGCCCAGCTACCAGTTCGAGCTGGGCCGCGCGCAAATGATCCGCGAGGGGCGCGACGTTCTGGTGGTCTCCTCGGGGATCATGACCATGCGCGCACTCGACGCGGCGGAGTTGCTGGCCAAGGACGGCATCGACGTCGCCGTCCTGCACTGCCCGACGATCAAGCCACTCGATACCGAGACCATCCTCGCCGAGGCAGGCAAGGGCCGACTTCTCGTCACCGCCGAGAACCACTCCGAAGTCGGCGGCCTGGGCGAAGCGGTTGCCCGCTCGCTCCTGCGCGCAGGGGTGACGCCGGCTTTCCGCCAGATCGCACTGCCCGACGAATTTCTCGAAGCGGGCGCGTTGCCCACGCTTCATGACCTCTATGGCCTGAGCACCGCGAAGGTCGCCCAACAGATCCGCGGCTGGCTGTGA
- a CDS encoding SDR family NAD(P)-dependent oxidoreductase: protein MGLLDGKYAIITGAASPRGLGKATARLFAEHGATVAILDLDEALAAAAAADLPGEGHVGLACNVIDKDACQTAADTLIEKWGAVDILVNNAGITQPLKLMDIMPENYDAVTDVSLRGTLYMTQALTPHFRERKTGSIVNLSSVSAQRGGGIFGGPHYSAAKAGVLGLTKAAARELAPDGVRVNALCPGFIATDITAGKLTEEMRTLVLAGIPMGRAGTAEDVAGCALFLASDLSAYCTGTEVDVNGGSLIH from the coding sequence ATGGGACTTCTTGACGGAAAATACGCCATCATCACCGGGGCGGCGAGCCCCCGTGGACTTGGCAAGGCAACGGCGCGCCTGTTCGCAGAGCACGGCGCGACCGTCGCGATCCTCGATCTCGACGAGGCGCTGGCGGCCGCCGCCGCCGCCGATCTGCCCGGCGAGGGGCATGTCGGTCTCGCGTGCAACGTGATCGACAAGGATGCCTGCCAGACGGCGGCTGATACTCTGATCGAGAAATGGGGCGCGGTGGACATCCTCGTGAACAACGCGGGCATCACCCAGCCGCTCAAGCTCATGGACATCATGCCGGAGAATTACGACGCGGTGACCGATGTAAGCCTGCGTGGCACGCTGTACATGACGCAGGCGCTGACGCCGCATTTCCGCGAACGCAAGACCGGTTCGATCGTGAACCTGTCCTCGGTTTCCGCGCAGCGCGGCGGTGGCATCTTCGGTGGCCCGCACTATTCGGCCGCGAAGGCGGGCGTGCTGGGGCTGACCAAGGCCGCGGCGCGCGAACTGGCCCCCGACGGGGTGCGCGTGAACGCGCTCTGCCCGGGGTTCATTGCCACCGACATCACCGCAGGCAAGCTGACTGAAGAGATGCGCACGCTGGTGCTCGCAGGGATCCCCATGGGACGCGCTGGCACGGCAGAGGATGTCGCGGGCTGCGCGCTGTTCCTCGCCTCTGACCTTTCGGCCTACTGCACCGGAACCGAAGTCGACGTGAATGGCGGCTCGCTGATTCACTAA
- a CDS encoding TRAP transporter substrate-binding protein, with protein MKSMLTIALLGATALAGASEAQADEVIFAHGANPGNPRYIAAEKWADIFTQCTNGKDTVNVAASATMGDDSEMLTSTAAGVIQVTANSQGPMAQIVPQIGLLGLPFLFKDLPTAWKVLDGPVGDSLDADAQKAGLKILGFWDNGIRNITTVNKFVKEPADLKGLKIRTPPDQMTIDIFDALGASPAPLAWSELPSALQSGVFDGQENPLTNINSANLQEITPYITMTGHKYESTPVVASLSWWQGLDQATQDCALKATSEAGKMERDMSLKADKELMPKMKKDGAKFAEADRAAYIEATKSVYDKYAKDYPDTVAKLKEAAGLK; from the coding sequence ATGAAATCTATGTTGACCATCGCACTTCTCGGCGCGACGGCCCTTGCAGGGGCCTCGGAGGCGCAGGCTGACGAGGTGATCTTCGCGCACGGTGCGAACCCCGGAAACCCGCGCTACATCGCGGCGGAAAAATGGGCCGACATCTTCACCCAATGCACCAACGGCAAGGACACGGTGAACGTCGCGGCCTCGGCCACCATGGGCGACGATTCCGAAATGCTGACCTCGACCGCGGCGGGCGTGATCCAGGTCACGGCGAATAGCCAGGGTCCGATGGCGCAGATCGTGCCGCAGATCGGCCTGCTGGGCCTGCCCTTCCTGTTCAAGGATCTGCCGACCGCGTGGAAGGTGCTCGACGGGCCGGTGGGCGACTCGCTGGATGCGGATGCGCAGAAAGCCGGGCTCAAGATTCTGGGCTTCTGGGATAACGGCATTCGCAACATCACCACCGTCAACAAGTTCGTCAAAGAGCCGGCCGACCTGAAGGGACTGAAGATCCGCACCCCGCCGGACCAGATGACGATCGACATCTTCGACGCACTTGGCGCATCGCCCGCGCCGCTGGCGTGGTCTGAATTGCCCTCGGCGCTGCAGTCGGGCGTGTTCGACGGTCAGGAAAACCCGCTGACCAACATTAACTCGGCCAACCTGCAGGAGATCACCCCCTATATCACCATGACCGGGCATAAGTACGAAAGCACCCCGGTCGTGGCGAGCCTGTCCTGGTGGCAAGGGCTCGATCAGGCGACGCAGGATTGCGCGCTCAAGGCGACCTCGGAAGCGGGCAAGATGGAGCGCGACATGTCGCTCAAGGCCGACAAGGAGCTGATGCCGAAGATGAAGAAGGACGGCGCCAAGTTCGCCGAGGCGGACCGCGCGGCCTATATCGAGGCAACCAAGTCGGTTTATGACAAATACGCCAAGGACTATCCCGATACGGTCGCCAAGCTCAAAGAGGCGGCGGGTCTGAAATGA
- a CDS encoding TRAP transporter small permease gives MKGTDRSDAAGSAEGEGRARPFLRLAQGVIDLLEWSGKLIAAGTLSVLFVALLTNVILRYGAGKGIPWAYEIHAILLPWLVAGGIVIATARSRNIAITLLPELGGARVRRAFMLFVEAAIIVISISVLWSSQPILRASTFQTLSTLGVKAIWGYSSMVYSFGAMAIIAALDIVLLLGGKSVMDDDPAHASLS, from the coding sequence ATGAAAGGGACCGACCGCAGCGACGCAGCGGGATCAGCTGAAGGGGAGGGGCGTGCGCGCCCCTTCCTGCGCCTCGCGCAGGGCGTCATCGACCTGCTGGAATGGTCGGGAAAGCTCATCGCCGCAGGCACGCTTTCGGTGCTGTTCGTGGCACTTCTGACCAATGTGATCCTGCGTTACGGGGCCGGCAAGGGCATCCCGTGGGCCTATGAAATTCACGCGATCTTGCTGCCGTGGCTCGTCGCGGGTGGCATCGTCATCGCCACAGCGCGTTCGCGCAACATCGCGATCACTTTGTTGCCGGAGCTGGGCGGAGCCAGGGTTCGGCGCGCATTCATGCTGTTTGTCGAAGCCGCGATCATTGTGATCTCGATTTCGGTCCTCTGGTCCAGCCAGCCGATCCTGCGCGCCTCGACCTTCCAGACGCTGTCGACCCTCGGGGTCAAGGCGATCTGGGGCTATTCCAGCATGGTCTATTCATTCGGAGCGATGGCCATCATCGCCGCGCTCGACATCGTGTTGCTGCTGGGGGGCAAGTCCGTGATGGATGACGATCCCGCCCATGCAAGCCTGAGCTGA
- a CDS encoding TRAP transporter large permease, translating to MAGVMIFVFFVLLALAVPVAHAMLGGVAAALWLDHKPLAVIVQRLYTPTQSFPMLAVPFFILAGNLMMAGRFGTYLVNIARLVVGNFKGGLGQVSILGSVMFGGVSGSAVADATAMGNALIPVQKAEGYPGGFSGAINSASSTVSVLIPPSIPLILYGLVSGTSIINLFVAGILPGVMLGVGMFIAVAIVARRRNLPRSPLEGGFAAFRSQIFSAIPALLMPVFVIGTLRFGVATPTEVSVMAVAYALLVSGVIYRDLNPKSLWEAVVDTAMMTGAVMFIIMASSTIQWLLTAERVPQELAAWVAATIQERWLVILALNVVMLIVGAFLDLPAAVLLLGPLFVTIGHTIGLDPVQLGLMMVVNLSIGLYTPPVGTTLFISAAIARVGVMEVVRSLAPFYLVAILVLALISYVPALTIY from the coding sequence ATGGCCGGTGTCATGATCTTCGTCTTCTTCGTGCTGCTCGCGCTTGCCGTGCCGGTGGCACATGCGATGCTGGGCGGCGTCGCCGCCGCGCTGTGGCTCGATCACAAACCGCTGGCGGTGATCGTGCAGCGTCTCTACACGCCCACCCAAAGCTTTCCGATGCTCGCGGTGCCGTTCTTCATCCTTGCCGGCAACCTGATGATGGCGGGGCGGTTCGGCACCTATCTGGTGAATATCGCCCGCCTCGTCGTGGGGAACTTCAAGGGCGGTCTGGGACAGGTCTCGATCCTTGGATCGGTGATGTTCGGAGGGGTCTCCGGTTCGGCCGTAGCCGATGCGACCGCGATGGGCAACGCGCTTATCCCGGTGCAGAAAGCCGAAGGCTATCCGGGCGGTTTCTCGGGGGCGATCAACTCTGCCTCCTCGACCGTCTCGGTCCTGATCCCGCCGTCGATCCCGCTCATTCTGTATGGGCTGGTCTCGGGAACCTCGATCATCAACCTCTTCGTCGCGGGCATCCTGCCCGGGGTGATGCTGGGCGTGGGCATGTTCATCGCCGTCGCAATCGTGGCGCGCCGCCGCAATCTGCCGCGCTCGCCGCTGGAAGGAGGCTTCGCCGCTTTCCGCAGCCAGATCTTCAGCGCGATCCCGGCCCTGCTCATGCCCGTCTTCGTGATCGGCACCCTGCGCTTCGGCGTGGCGACCCCCACCGAGGTCAGCGTGATGGCCGTCGCCTATGCCCTTTTGGTCAGCGGTGTCATCTATCGTGACCTCAATCCCAAATCCCTGTGGGAGGCGGTGGTCGACACGGCGATGATGACCGGCGCGGTCATGTTCATCATCATGGCGTCCTCCACGATCCAGTGGCTGCTGACCGCAGAGCGCGTGCCGCAAGAGCTCGCCGCATGGGTGGCTGCGACCATTCAGGAGCGCTGGCTGGTGATCCTCGCGCTGAACGTGGTGATGTTGATCGTGGGCGCGTTCCTCGATCTACCGGCGGCGGTATTGCTGCTCGGGCCGCTTTTCGTGACGATCGGGCATACGATCGGTCTCGATCCGGTGCAGCTTGGCCTGATGATGGTCGTGAACCTGTCGATCGGTCTTTACACGCCACCGGTCGGAACCACGCTGTTCATCTCCGCCGCGATCGCACGGGTCGGCGTGATGGAGGTAGTGCGCTCGCTGGCGCCCTTCTACCTCGTGGCGATCCTCGTGCTGGCGCTGATCTCCTACGTGCCGGCACTGACGATCTACTGA
- a CDS encoding LysR family transcriptional regulator, producing the protein MLKDINLNAMNHFEAVARLGGISKAAEELGVSPSAVSQQIRQFEQQMGVRLFKREKRRLSLTLDGERLFQTTTQAFRMMRDVRSAIQRQRETRHFILRVSPSFAVRWLSPRLKSFLELAPNWDMRIDAAPDFSDFETEVVDLDLRYGEGGWTGLNEEPVVHDLVLPMCSPGYLEELRELSGDPIGQLRQARLIDSVKTHYRWDFWLARHGIMGERMIYPMRFDRSSMAIQLATDGAGVVLESTTLALNELERGALVPLSTAFEAIRFPAYWLVSPARHTSRRIVRIFSDWMREEGAAHDARAAALITSFGCRIREQRGRQLPGEEYLTE; encoded by the coding sequence ATGCTCAAAGACATCAATCTCAACGCGATGAACCACTTCGAGGCCGTCGCCCGGCTGGGCGGTATCTCGAAGGCAGCCGAGGAGCTCGGCGTGTCGCCCTCTGCCGTCAGTCAGCAGATCCGCCAGTTCGAGCAGCAGATGGGTGTTCGCCTGTTCAAACGGGAGAAGCGGCGATTGTCGCTGACGCTGGATGGCGAGCGGCTGTTCCAGACGACGACGCAGGCGTTCCGAATGATGCGCGACGTCCGCTCCGCGATCCAGCGCCAGCGCGAGACGCGCCATTTCATCCTGCGGGTGTCGCCCTCTTTTGCGGTACGCTGGCTGTCTCCGCGGCTCAAGTCGTTTCTCGAACTGGCGCCGAATTGGGATATGCGGATCGATGCCGCGCCCGACTTCTCCGACTTCGAGACGGAGGTGGTCGATCTGGACCTGCGCTACGGCGAAGGCGGCTGGACGGGCCTGAACGAGGAACCGGTGGTCCATGACCTCGTGCTGCCGATGTGCTCGCCGGGCTATCTGGAGGAGTTACGCGAGCTCTCCGGCGACCCGATCGGGCAGTTGCGGCAGGCGCGACTGATCGACTCTGTGAAAACGCATTACCGCTGGGATTTCTGGCTGGCGCGGCACGGCATCATGGGAGAGCGGATGATCTACCCGATGCGATTTGATCGCTCTTCGATGGCGATTCAGCTGGCGACTGACGGGGCAGGGGTCGTTCTGGAAAGCACGACGCTCGCTCTCAACGAGCTGGAGCGCGGCGCTCTTGTCCCGCTCTCGACCGCCTTCGAAGCGATCCGCTTTCCCGCCTACTGGCTCGTCTCTCCGGCGCGCCATACCAGTCGCCGGATCGTGCGGATCTTCTCGGACTGGATGCGGGAGGAAGGCGCCGCCCATGATGCGCGCGCTGCGGCGCTGATCACCAGCTTTGGCTGCCGCATCCGCGAGCAGCGTGGCCGACAGCTCCCCGGCGAGGAATACCTGACCGAATGA
- a CDS encoding DeoR/GlpR family DNA-binding transcription regulator — protein MKRDDRRQSILDALVRDGAVQLDELAERFGVSKMTIHRDLDDLETEGLLRKIRGGATIEPGSQFESDFRFRQLQGHDLKERMARAALEWVEPGMTVMVNDGSTASVLGSLLPEKRPLTVITNNDAVMEALKAEPGMTVIALGGRYSAKYNAWIGRVTEGALATLRADLAFISTPAAGDGRAYHMDDDITRAKRGMMDAAAQSVLLINHLRFDRTALHVLADFSEFAAVITDADPSEAARAQIEATGAVLQVAKSG, from the coding sequence ATGAAAAGAGACGACCGGAGGCAGAGCATCCTCGACGCACTGGTGCGCGATGGTGCTGTGCAGCTCGACGAGTTGGCCGAACGGTTCGGCGTCTCCAAAATGACGATCCACCGGGACCTCGACGATCTCGAAACGGAAGGGCTGCTGCGCAAAATCCGGGGCGGTGCCACGATCGAGCCCGGCTCGCAATTCGAAAGCGACTTCCGGTTCCGCCAGTTGCAGGGCCACGACCTCAAGGAGCGGATGGCTCGCGCCGCGCTCGAATGGGTGGAGCCGGGGATGACCGTGATGGTGAACGATGGCTCGACCGCCTCGGTGTTGGGAAGCCTTTTGCCAGAGAAACGCCCGCTGACGGTGATCACCAACAACGATGCGGTGATGGAGGCGCTGAAAGCCGAGCCCGGAATGACCGTCATCGCTCTCGGTGGACGCTACTCGGCGAAGTACAACGCATGGATCGGTCGGGTCACGGAAGGCGCGCTCGCGACGCTGCGCGCCGATTTAGCCTTCATCTCGACGCCGGCGGCGGGGGACGGGCGCGCCTATCACATGGACGACGATATCACCCGCGCGAAACGGGGCATGATGGACGCCGCCGCGCAGTCGGTGCTCCTGATCAACCATCTGCGATTCGATCGGACGGCGCTGCATGTTCTGGCAGACTTCTCGGAATTCGCAGCGGTCATCACCGATGCCGATCCGTCTGAGGCAGCCCGCGCGCAGATCGAGGCCACGGGGGCCGTGCTTCAGGTGGCGAAAAGCGGGTAG
- a CDS encoding sugar-binding transcriptional regulator encodes MNDTDETLAIRAAWMHYVGGLTQAKVAKRLGLTSVKAHRLIAKAVAEGRVKVSIEGDIVECVELETRLFETYDLKLCEVAPDIGEEGLPLRALALAGAAYLKRQFEAGEHSIIGLGHGRTLAEVTRQLPRTDAKGLHFVSLLGGLTRNFAANPHDVMHRIAEKTGARAYVMPVPFFANTVEDREVLLSQRGVDEVFRMAQSATLKIVGIGTATADAQLVSSGMIEPGEIEAIAAAGAQGEMLGDFFDASGNVVETTLSARTLAVGYDPEREEDIVAIAGGPDKVEAIRAVLRSGRVAGLITDERTARALLS; translated from the coding sequence ATGAACGACACTGATGAAACACTCGCCATCCGCGCGGCGTGGATGCACTACGTGGGCGGGCTCACTCAGGCCAAAGTGGCCAAGCGGCTCGGTCTGACATCGGTCAAGGCGCACCGGTTGATCGCCAAGGCGGTTGCCGAGGGCCGGGTGAAAGTGTCGATCGAGGGCGATATCGTCGAATGCGTCGAGCTGGAGACGCGGCTGTTCGAGACCTACGATCTCAAACTTTGCGAAGTCGCACCGGATATCGGCGAAGAGGGGCTACCCCTGCGCGCATTGGCGCTGGCAGGCGCGGCCTATCTCAAGCGTCAGTTCGAAGCGGGCGAGCACTCGATTATTGGGCTGGGGCATGGCCGCACCTTGGCCGAAGTGACCCGGCAACTGCCGCGCACCGATGCCAAGGGTCTGCATTTCGTGTCCCTGCTGGGCGGGCTGACCCGCAACTTCGCGGCCAACCCGCATGACGTGATGCATCGCATCGCCGAAAAGACCGGCGCACGCGCCTATGTCATGCCGGTGCCGTTTTTCGCCAATACGGTCGAGGACCGCGAGGTGCTACTCTCGCAACGCGGCGTCGACGAGGTCTTCCGCATGGCGCAGTCCGCGACGCTCAAGATCGTCGGTATCGGCACCGCCACGGCGGATGCGCAGTTGGTCTCGTCGGGGATGATCGAACCGGGTGAGATCGAGGCGATTGCAGCGGCGGGCGCGCAGGGCGAGATGCTTGGCGATTTCTTCGATGCCTCCGGGAATGTCGTAGAAACCACGCTTTCCGCCCGAACGCTCGCGGTGGGCTACGATCCCGAGCGCGAAGAGGATATCGTCGCGATCGCGGGCGGGCCGGACAAGGTCGAGGCGATCCGGGCAGTTCTGCGCTCTGGCAGGGTGGCCGGGCTGATCACCGACGAACGGACTGCGCGCGCATTACTGAGCTGA
- a CDS encoding sugar phosphate isomerase/epimerase family protein, with protein MGLTLSLNTNPLVNRFADPDDLIDCVARDLRVRDLQLTHEFINPSWPAPVTRRLTRQMSAALSRTGVRVTSGMTGPYGRLNHFGHPDRDVRRYYVDWFKTFADITADLGGTSVGTQFAILTYREQDDPAKREEMIRIAIDCWAEVAEHGKAAGLDYVFWEPMSVAREFGETISECMALQDRLTAANMAIPMWMMADIDHGDVTSEKPDDFDPYAWARAVPKVSPIIHIKQSLMDKGGHRPFTAEFNARGRIQPEPLLKAFAEGGAADNEICLELSFKEREPNDRAVIPQIAESVAFWAPHIDTGASDLKV; from the coding sequence ATGGGACTGACGCTGTCTTTGAACACCAATCCGCTGGTGAACCGCTTCGCCGATCCGGATGATCTGATCGATTGCGTCGCCCGCGATCTGAGGGTCCGCGATCTGCAGTTGACGCATGAGTTCATCAACCCGTCCTGGCCTGCGCCGGTGACCCGGCGCCTGACCCGGCAGATGAGCGCGGCGCTGTCTCGGACCGGGGTGCGGGTGACCTCGGGGATGACGGGGCCTTACGGGCGGCTGAACCATTTCGGCCATCCCGACCGCGACGTGCGGCGCTACTATGTCGACTGGTTCAAGACTTTCGCGGACATCACCGCCGATCTCGGCGGCACGTCGGTGGGCACGCAATTCGCCATTCTGACCTATCGCGAGCAGGACGATCCGGCCAAGCGCGAAGAGATGATCAGGATCGCTATCGACTGCTGGGCCGAGGTGGCCGAGCACGGCAAGGCCGCCGGGCTGGACTATGTCTTCTGGGAGCCGATGAGCGTGGCGCGCGAATTCGGCGAGACGATCTCCGAGTGCATGGCGCTGCAGGACCGTTTGACCGCGGCGAATATGGCGATTCCAATGTGGATGATGGCCGATATCGATCATGGCGACGTGACCTCAGAAAAGCCGGACGATTTCGACCCCTATGCCTGGGCGCGGGCGGTGCCGAAGGTCTCTCCGATCATCCACATCAAGCAGAGCCTGATGGACAAGGGCGGCCATCGCCCCTTCACGGCAGAGTTCAACGCGCGCGGCCGTATCCAGCCCGAGCCGTTGCTCAAGGCCTTTGCCGAGGGTGGTGCTGCGGACAATGAGATCTGCCTCGAGCTGTCCTTCAAGGAACGCGAGCCGAACGACCGCGCGGTGATCCCGCAGATCGCCGAGAGCGTGGCATTCTGGGCGCCGCATATCGACACCGGCGCCTCCGACCTCAAGGTCTGA